Within the Miscanthus floridulus cultivar M001 chromosome 2, ASM1932011v1, whole genome shotgun sequence genome, the region GCCACCGTGTATTGAGTCATCTTATTTATATTTTTGCAGACTCATTTCCTTCCTATCTACTGACATGTAAATATGGttgttcaaatggatttttttcgCTATAGTTGTGGGCTGATACTTAGACTTATCAACAGGTATATTCATCTGCTTGGATAATCTTGGCCTCAGGATGATGGCAAATGAACGTCTTCTTTTATGCTCCTGTTGCAGTCTCGGCTTACTTTTTATCCCAACAAGGTATGTCATTTCAGTTTGATTTCCTGTGCGTGGTCAGATTTAGGCACCAATGTTTTCCTGTCTGTTAAAAAAATTGCCATTTTTAGTACCCAGATTTGTTATTCTTTGCAAGATCGCATATTGGGATTGTCTAGATGTTGCTCCCCAAATTATGTTTCACACTCCTTCCTAATTTATTTCCAAATCATTGCATTTGCCTGACCGCCATCCTCCATAAATTTATGTATGATGTTCAGCCCCATTTCGCATGACTCCGAAATTTCAATTAAACATATACTGTCCATACAGGGTGTGTAAAATATTTGAATGTCACACTTTTTGCATGAGTTATTTTACATATACGACTCAAACTATTTACTTGCGCAAGGTTTGACATAGGTTCTTTACGTAATGAATATTTCCTAACCATTCTTATTCCTATTCATTTTTCATTCCTATGAAGAACTGTAGTAAGTTTGTTTAGCCAGGAGATGCTTATCTTGCAATTCCGTTATACATTCTGCTTCAATTATTTAGTGTGAAGCTACAACATAGCCTAATTTATTAGCCTACACTTTAGGGGCATCTGGTACCTAAAAGATGACAGAGCACACATTTTCATTTTTCTGCTTATGTGTGAAAAACTCTACGATCCCAAATACCAACATTTAAATGCCATTGTATGGTACATACTATTGGCCTTAGATTGTCACCTACGAGAACTGGTAATAGTACTCTTAGTCAATAAATATAGAATATTTTTGTTGCGCACAGGCTGAGTCACATTAGTTTCAAAATTCCAATGCATCTAAATACTTAGAATCTAATTGGTGAATCAGTGATGAAGTGAAGTGAACTGCCTCATGGACCTGACGCGATTAGTGAGACACTCAATTCAAACCAAAGAGAAGAGTTCCATTAAAGAATGCTTCTTTCTATAAGTTAACATTACATAAATGATGCCCTTGCTGATCACAAGGATTTTAACACCTCTTATGAAGGTATTTCAACGGCACCTTCTCCTTTGTTCTATGGATGTAGATGTCAGATCAGTTATAGCTTTGAGGTTGTGTTTTCATGCATATGAAACTCTGTATTTTGTCTAttcttcctttgttttcctgAGTCACCCGTTATATCATTTGGGCACACATTTGCTTTTTTTGTGTTCTCTAAAATTGGTTCATAATTAGTTCATTCATTTGTTTGTGCCACGAATTGTAGGCGTTCTTCCAAAAAATTGAGGAAATATGCAATTGATGTACTCAGATTGGCCAGATCTTCTCGCTACTCTCAAATTTCTTTACCATCAATGACCTCTAATTTATCATTCACTAATTCAGGTCTTACTATGTCAGGTTCAGTCAAGCCTGTCTGGTATCCTCATGTAACAATTCAGGTCTTCGGCCCATGGCAAAATGAGACTCCATATCCAACTCAACCGTCACTGTACTATACTAATGTTATCCTACAAAGGGCAaaatgagtctccatatccaaCTCAATCATCTATAACTAATTTCACTAATCCTTTTTGTACTATGTATAATCATATGATCTACTATAGTTCCACCTTGCTGGCCAGTGCGAAGCACGGGGGTACCTGCTAGTTATGATGGAGGCCGCGATCGCGACCGGCGTGGATAATTCGTGAACGCTCATCAACGGGGAAACTGAGCGAACACTTTTCCAACAGGAGGCGCCTTCCTTTTTTTAGAAAAGAATAATTTACGCATGGACCTTAATTGAATAGTAGCGTGTATACTCGTTCTCTTTTCTCGTGCTCAATTTCAATTGTGTTGGGCTCACGtaaaatatttatttttaaatgttaTAAGTTCTGAACGGTGTATCTATTTTTAATTCCAGTTGCACCGGTGCGTTCTACGTGATGAGACAAATAAAACTAGACCCTACTTGCATATATTTCAAAGAATCTTTTCTAGTAGCAAACTAACTTATAACACATAAATTATCACATATAACTTATAACCAATATTTAGAAATATAAAAAGTTATAAAACACAAATTATCTAAGAAATTTATCAAACACAACTTATGTACATAAGTTATTTTATATAACTTGTGTATataagttattctatacaacTGAGATGTATAAATTAATATCATAACATATTAGCAGATACGTTGGTAGCATGCATAAAAGAAAAATTGATAGACTAATATAAAAATTAAAAAGAGGAAAAAAAAattatgtttcataacttttgtgtttatAAGTTTTAGCATAAGTTATAAATTATACGATATAAGTTAATGTTATAAGTTATATGGTGATAAGTTTTGCTGCAAAATGTTATATTGTCCAAGTTATCAATATAAGTTATAGAAATAAGTTAGGTAACGTAACATATATGTATAACTTATATTTTAAGTATAAGTTCTATGTTATAAGTTAATATAAATAAATTGCTactagaaaaaaaaattcttcgAAACATATAAAAGCGTGATCTAGTTTTGTTCGTCTCATTGCGTAGAACACATCGGTGTAGacgaaataaaaaatatatacactGAAGTTATAGGATTTTAAAATaaatgattcttttttttttaaatggcgTGAGGCACTTGAAACCGTATGGTGTAGGTGTAGACGTCCCGCATACAGACCCGTTCAGGATCGTTCGCTGGCCAAAAAATCAGTGAACGATCGCTTGAATGGATTTGGGGGATCGCGACGGGCTATGGTAATTGCCGATTGCCGATTGCCGAGACCCGTGTGGGAGCCGCGTTCGCTCGGGTGGTAGACGGCGAAGCACGTGGTTTCGTTCGTCGCCATCTTTGTCTCGTGGCAGTGGCTGCTGGTGCTGGGAGCTAGCAGTACGCAGCAGCGCCGAGCAGCCTAATCTTACGAGCCGTTTGACCGATGGTTTTTGGACTGATCTTAAACTTGTTCACGAACTTATCAGCCTGGCTAATCAGCTATAATATAGtgttttttctctcgtaacaaaacAGCATCACTGTCGCATGATGCACGCGACCGCACCGGGCGCCGGTTGCGTGAAGCACTCAAAACCACACGTAACAAGGCTCGGTAGTGCAGATTCTCAAAACCGACGAAATTTGTCTCAACCAAGATCCGCTATTGCGCTATTAGTAATTCTGCACTCTGCTGCCTCGCGTTGTGTAGGCCGAAATGGCGAAGCATTTGGACTTTGGAGGTCTAAACTCCACCTTTGGGCCCGATAGTGTTGCAGGGCTGGGCCCAATGTTGGCCCAGGTATAAATAGGCCTGCCTAACCAGCTTAGGCTCAGGCAACGACAAGGCTGTTCAATTCAATCACTCTACTAAGTTGATAGCTCACCAGATAAATCCGAATGAAACAACCAATCCATGTAGGATGAGAAATCGCACGACAACATCCTTATATCCATTGCAAGGATTCCTGTTCGTTtgactgtggcttatcgtaaacgaccgtaaattttcagccggaacagtatttttctctcacacaaaccagccagcagtacttcttcacgaaccagcaacgatacgaaccagccaaccgaactgAAGAAGCCAATCTGGCAATGTTGACTGGGCAATGCTTAAACCATAGCAGAACACATTACTTCCCACCACACAGGCTAACCGCATACGAGCTGAAGGCTACTAGGAACAACCAGTGATTCATATAACTACCACCAGACCACGACAAAGGGCGCACACACTAACATCGAGCGTGTTCGGCTGGTCATGTCATGgattgtttcagcttgtttcagcttattctctctcacagaatactattgaatcatccaaaaTCATCCGAAATCCACTATGCAGTCTACCAGCCAAACACGCTGATCGTCTGCAAGAGCTACAGCATTCTACGAAGTCGAGCTAACTCAGGGTCTCTGTCTACCAAAAACCAACCCACGCACTCTCTAGATCACAAGTGACCAACCATTGGGGCAACTCAACTCCTGGGAGTGCCTTCTCACTTCACAAAGTGAGGGTTGAGAAGCTTGGCGATCTCAAGGAATCCAACTCGCTCCCGCCCAGCAAACAGGACTTTCAGCTTCTCATCACAAACGACCACCTTTTTGTCAGAAGGATCCTGAAAGCAAGGGCAAATGTGTTAGACAAGGCAACACACAATGTATAGTtaaatagagagagagatcaTCTTTACTGTGATCAGCAGATACGGTACAGTGACAATAAGAATGCTGATGGTAAAATGGACTTTGATAAAAGCATGAATCATGAGCAATGCATCTTTTTATAAGGCGTATTAGGAGTTGAGAAAGTCGTCGTTATGCTTTGATCATTAATTTCTCGTATAATATATTACCAGTTACTCCAAACCAACATCTTACTAAATGCATGTGAAAATGACTGAATGTACTGAATTACTGATGCACCATTTGTGCACTAGACAAAAACATACTTGTATTTTTCACTAATTGATAGTAAAAAAGATCACAATGTTTGACCTTTTCAAATTCTAATACACCCTACATCCTTTGTGCATATCCCTAAATTTTTTAGGATATTTGGGGAGTAGGTAATCCTTGATTAATGAGGAGATGAACCTCAGACCATTCGATCATCATAATTAGCACATTACCAAGGTTAACAACTTTATCATAATACTAAATCCAAAGTCCAAGCATGCTTCCAGGGACTTTGATTATAAACATTGTGTTACATGTGCCAACTCATCGCAATTGACAACCCAAAACAACAAACACCTGCATTGATCGAAAGTCAAAACTCAAGATATAGAATAGGGAAGATCTTTCAAACAATAGATGATGCAGGCAAATAGAAATTTTAACAGCATAAAAACTAGAAATCATATTCTGTTTAACAAACATATCAAAGAAAAGTATAGGACAATCCTATCTTTGTCATAACCAGCACACTGCGTATTACAACTTCAAATCATAACATCACCCGCAACACATCATCTTAAATGCTACACTACGGGCCTGTTTGGATATAAGAGCTAATTGCTactagctaaaaattagccctAGTGCATCCAAACAGGAGGGCTAATAGGTGGGATAATTTTTTAGCCAAGTCttgaactagttgttagccaactagctagccaatcttagctaatttgagctaatttttagcctaactagtaactagccCTAGCTCATCCAAACAGGCTCTAtatctaagggcctgtttggatacaCATGGCTAATTACTAGCtgggctaaaaattagctcaaattAGCTATGGTTGTCTAGCCAGTTGGCTAACTACTAGTTGAACACTTGGCTAAAAATTAGCCACCTATTAGCTCTCCTGTTTGGATGTACTAGAGGTCATTTTTAGCTAGCTAGTGATTAGCCCTtgaatccaaacaggccctaagaccACACACTCAAATATCATGTACTGCGACTTGATCAGGATGCCTTCAAAGTTGTATTAAAAATGTCATGTACAGGCCTCTCATTTACTTCATTGACTGAACCATTGTGAGAAAACCAATCATGGTGCAATTAGTTTGATTGCACAAACCCTAATTTATGCAGTGACTATTGGCAGAATCCTAACTGATGCACCATTGACCAATGGTAGAACCCTACAGTGAGTATTGGTAGAATCGTACACCGCATCAACTAAAATTTGGTGTCTTTCAGAATAAAACGGTCACGTTAATTCCTGCTTGATGCTATTAAAAATCTTCAGTATGCATCCAAACAAGCAATACCAACCAAAATGTACAGATACAGCGTAAGTAAGCAAGGGTTTTTGCTCGGGGACCTGGAGGTTACGCTCCTTGATGTAGGCCCAGAGGCGCTTGAGGGCCTCGGTGCGGGGGATAACCGGTTCGCCCACGATTGCCTGCAGCGCCGGCGACACGGGCTTCGGCTGGGTGATGCCCGTCACTCTCTTCTTCTTCGGGGCCGCCTCCGCCGCGGCCGGGGACTTGGACGAGGCGGCCGCCGCGCGCACGACGAGTGCGGCTGCCGCGCGGCGCGGCGGAgcgaaggaggcggcggcgcggaggCGCGGGGCTGGGAGCGGGGAGAAGGAGAGCGACGCGGCGGTGAGCATGGAGGAGGCGGCCGCCATTTTGGGCTCGGTTCTGCGGTCGGCCCCCTGGGGATTGGCTTGGGTTCGGATAATGGCGATGGGGATTGGGGAACGAGGGTTTGGGGTTTTGGCCTTTTGGAGTTGGGGTCTGTGAAATAGTGTGTGGAAGCTTCTAGGCTGTATGTAGCCTGTAGGCTCACTGGCTCAGGGAATCAGAAGAGACGCCCAGTATTGGAGTCCGTCTTTCCATTTGGAAGACGTATTCTGATGAGGACTGAGGAAGAGAGGAACGTGTAAAGCCGCTGTACATTATCAAAACGGAAAGCGAAATTACGCAGCGAACGATCTGAACAGTCCGTTCCTCTAAACAGTACGAAGAGATATTTGAACAGTCCTTTCCACATCACGAACTATGAAGAATTTCAACGATTCCAGGTAGAGGTAATCTTGTCACTACATACATAAAGTAAAGAAGTTTCCGACAAAAAGCAATGCTAATTGCTATATGAAATAAGAGCATCTCATCCGTTGCAAAGAGTATATATTCTCAGGTCACAACCTAACCTTCAGATCGTAAGCAGAGCATATATTCTTTGGTCTCCACTAACCTCTCCAGGTCGTCATCAACTATTTCACGACACCCCTGTATTACAGATTTCTTAAATCAAGCCCGACCCAATGGATGGGCCTGCTGCTGGTTAAGCATAATCAGACAAAAAAGAAACAAGAAAATGCTGTGATAAACCAATTATCTACGTAGTTCGGGACCAAATGATATTCTCCGGCATCAAAATGCTACGCACCCCACGCTATCTATGTACATCTCGAGTTCTTCCGATGGCAATGGCACTGCAGTGAGTCGTCCCCCCTGCTCTGCAACTCCACCGTTCACCAGCAAGAGAGAGCCTAACTTGCAAGACAACCCAACAGTCCTCTACCCAGAGTTCAGCTCTTATAAGCGTGCAATGGCTCCACAGACTGATGGGTGTTGGAGTAGATGTCCACGGGTGCACTGGTGCAGTTGCTACTCGAGTCGATGACCCTGGTGTGGCGGCGCTCACGGTGGCGATCAAGGTAGACCACAACGACGCTGATGTCGTCGTGGAAATGCCGTCTCACTCCCCTGTCGATTGTCCTCAGGTCACGATACCTGACCTCCCTCTTCCTTGTTGCTTCCTTCAAGGCAGCCTTCACCAATCTGTTGGCTATCCCCTGAAAAAGTTTGTGAAGACTTAATTAGTTAGACTGCAAACGATGTAAGCATACTCAAAAACCTTATAATGAAATGACCAATGAGGATCACTTACGGTTCTCGGATTCTTGAAGACAATTTGCACCGCATCATCATCGCTGAGGTGCTCCCAAAGACCATCCGAAGCAAATATCAGAAATAGGTCATTTGGTTTCAGCTTGCGTACTTGAACTGATGGTTCAGCACTAAGAGCTGGCCTCTTCAATGGAATAGGGGCGCCAACTTGCCGAAACAAGGGGTCCAAGCTATACTCCGGTTTCTTCAGATAAAAATCACCAATGGATCTTGACACCTGACATTACAACATTCACATGTTAGCTTTCTACTTATGTAGAAACTTCACATATCACATTCACAAGTGGTGGCCACTTGGCCAGGTACAATAGTTCGCCAATAGAGCAGCTTGCAACACAAAGATGCAGACCACGTGCAGAAGTTGCAAGATCAGGATACTAAGCTAAGTTATAATGACTGAAAAGATATTTGGAGAATATCGATCGGGAGATATGCAACAAGAAGATATGATACATAAGTTGATCAAATAATGTGTAGAAATTCATAAGTTAGGTCAGATATATAAAGTAGCTCACGTGCAGGTTACTGTCCCAGGAATACTAAGCTGAGTTGTACATATTAAGTTGTACACTAACTGAAGTCTGAAAAGATATTTAGCATAATAGTGATATCAAGATAGGAAAAGTCAAAAGGTGGAGTGTTCTTTCTTTGAGTGGTTAGAAAAAAATCTTCAGTATGATCGAACAGCTTTTAAGTCCTACTGTATATACTAGTAAAATCTTTGAGGGAGACTTTTCCATTGTGTCAGTTCCATTTCTGCAATACTGTAATATTTAACCAGTCATAGCATAGATCATCAAAAAGTTAGCAGAACAGGCATAAGAAAAGGAGAAAATTGTATGACTTGCTAAAAGATCGAGGAAGCTTGATTTCCAAATCTCTGGTCCTCTGGCTCACGCTGTGGCATAATTTGTTGACACTGGAGTACAGATAAGGGAACTGACAGTATAATATAATTTTGTTAGACTTAATGCCACCACGTAATATGTTAACTCGCAAACAAACTACTCCAAATTCTAACGCAGACACACCAAGAAGCAACCAAAGAAAGATATTTTCCCCCAAATTCCACCACAGGCGCACCAAATCAATCAAATGAGTCGGCTAGCTGATCGCGTTCTCACCTGAATTATCCCCTTCACCCTCCACGACCCCCTGGCGTGCACCACGATTTGCGCGTCGTCGGGGTTGAGCGCGGCGAGCTCCCGCCGCACCTCCTCCGACGCCGCGTTGTGCTCGGTGGACAGCCGCTCGGCGACAGCAACCCCGCCGCCGACCACTCGACGGCCGAGTACGGCGCGGGAGTCACCGACGTTGGCCACGTACAGCGTGTCCCCGGAGATGGCCCCGAGCAGGCAGCATGAGCCCACAGCAGCCAGCCGCGGCCGCTTCGTCCACTCCTGCCTCACCTGCTTATGGAACTCCTCCTCAGCCGCGCCGAACGCGCTCCGAATCGCCTCCGCGCTCATGCCCCCCTGCTCCCTTGCGAAGCCTGCCACATGAAACTCTCAGAATCAGCGAGGAACGACCAAAGGCACAGAAAGGAGGAGGCGGATACCAGTAAACAGCAATCAAACGCACGTTGGACATGGGGGAAGAGTCGGGATCGGAGGAACCGGGAGGCGTCGGCCCGCCGTGTCCGTCGTAGACGCCGACGAGCGTGGCGGCCGGGGAGGCCAGCACCTGCGCCTGGTCCTCCATGGCCAGGTTGGCCTGCGCCGCGGCCATCGAGAACTCCCCCGCCGCGTGCGGCCGCAGCTCCGTCTGCCACAGCATCCCGTCCGCCGCTGCGGCGCCCGGCGGCCAGTGGCAGCAGCACCTCGCCACCGCCCTCAACATCTCTCCTCAGCAGCCGTAAAACAAAATCCGACCTTTCCTCTCTCTCCACACACACCAGCGCGCAAGACGACTATCGCTGCTTGTTCTTGGCTTCCCCCGCTCCCCGTGTGTGTACTCGAATGGGCTGGTTGGAATCAGGAATGGGGAATTGTTTGGCGGTGGGGTTAGGTTAAGTAGCAGCTCACGACGCTTTGGTACGTGCGGCGAAAGCGCGTCAGCGCGTGTGGGGTGAGGTGAGCGTGGGGAAGAGGCGCGGAGTCTACGGTGGTTATACCGTGAGGTGTCGCTTTATAGGATTGGTTGATTTGACTTGgcgttctttgtttttttttctcatccGTGCCCGGTTTACAAGTCCGGGGAAAATTGGCTGCGTTCGGCTGGTGGGGGCAGTTACTGTTTCCCGGCTAAGTGTCCGATTCCTTCGAATTTATTCAGATTCCTCTAAATTTCTTTCGACGAACGGGCCATTGTTGGATCCGGACAGGTGTGTGTGGACCGGGTTTCGGTGATAGGTTGTTGCATCTATCGCTGTAAGAGTAACTTCATGCACTTTTCTATGTGACTGCGTGTGCGTCGTGACTAGGAACACTGATCCATACAAGAACACGGTAGCTTCATTCCCTATCCTAAACGTCAAACTCCGTGACACATCGACCATGTATATAAGTACCCGTACTTCTTTATAAATCATCCAGTTGCTATACTTTACCACATGCACACATGTCTAATACTGCGTGACATATGGACTACGGAAGAGCCTTTTGGTAGCACCCAAGTGTATCAATTGGAAATAGGGAGGAAATCCAAATGGTTCCGTCATGTTCTTTTCTTTAGCATGAGGTTCATGTATTCAAAGTCTAGGCTCATTAAGAACTTTAACATGGTCCTCTCTATTTGGACAACTTGTTGAAACAACTCTGACAATCTACATGTTAATTTTTATTAATCCCAAAATCTAGTCTCGTTCAGTTTGATTAAGGACCATAACAGTCTAGTACATGTGCCAGCCTTTACAATTGACAGACTTATTCAACTTTTTCAATCCACAATCTATGagtgcttcttctttttttttggcaaacgCCAAGTGATGTAAACGGGCTCTAAAAATATGCGTTCCTAACTGTTGACAACATGAGCATCCGATTCATGTCTGCGGTTGTTTTAGGAGCACAAGGACACTTCCTGATGAATGCATGGACGGCATTATTGTTCGTCCAATGTTAATTTTCTTTTTGAATGCGTACGATCTAAACTTGCATTAAATGATTGAGTCTGTCTACTGCACAACCAtttgttttatgcagtttcaacacatgatttttttttcacaataggattaagatccaacagcatCTACCATTCTTCTACCTCCAACATCCAGCCTCCACAGATCATAGATCATAATTTTTTCTATCGAATGACAAATCATAgatccgccaccaccgccactgccatggcCAGCGCGGGCGCGGGAAGGCACGCAGGGCGTGGGCGCAGgcatagatggccaacgggccggcccggtccggcacggcacgggcccgtgctaGGCACGGCCCGATAGGGCATGATACGGAGGGTCC harbors:
- the LOC136517777 gene encoding upstream activation factor subunit UAF30-like, producing MAAASSMLTAASLSFSPLPAPRLRAAASFAPPRRAAAALVVRAAAASSKSPAAAEAAPKKKRVTGITQPKPVSPALQAIVGEPVIPRTEALKRLWAYIKERNLQDPSDKKVVVCDEKLKVLFAGRERVGFLEIAKLLNPHFVK